In Bacillota bacterium, the following are encoded in one genomic region:
- a CDS encoding arginine--tRNA ligase gives MKLDLASLQEALREALAGAVKGLGAALAPEEVGLETPPREEFGDLSSPVCLTLARVLRRPPVEMARQVAESIGARISGGELPWVREVTASAPGYVNFRLDAAKVAGEFLAQVAERGERYGRSKAGTGPKVVIEHTNINPNKAAHIGHLRNACLGDTLARLYRARGYRAEVQNYIDDTGVQVADIVVGLHRLNHRPRPDEPFDYFCWDLYTEVQELYERDPEAREYRRRVLSLIEEGDNEVARTAREVAEGIVREHLHTMWPLGIYYDLLTWESDILRAGFFRHAFEKLRVQGTLVREETGPNAGCWVVRLSDLPEFADLENPDKILVRSDGTATYTAKDIAYQLWKFGLLGKDFRYRPYVEQPDGSTLWTSITSGGQEGDFGRAWRVINVIDVRQKYLQDVLRYSLRRLGFEEAARNSIHFAYEVVALSPQAARELGVEVEEDAGAVAMSGRKGVGVKAKDLLAAAARLALGEVEARHPDLEPARGEEIARSIACGAVRYYMVRFHPNTLVAFDFHEALSMQGNSGPYLQYAHARACSILARAEERGLLSEAGFDGPEPEPPGAAGGSEPEPGPAEKALVMKMMEMPVVLAKACDLNLPSLFADYAYALAQAFTGFYETTPVLGAEAEKRRFRLALVDAFRRVMAGSLGILGIPAPSVM, from the coding sequence GTGAAACTGGACCTGGCGAGTCTACAGGAGGCGTTGCGGGAGGCCCTGGCGGGGGCAGTGAAGGGGTTGGGAGCCGCACTGGCGCCGGAGGAGGTGGGGCTGGAAACCCCGCCCCGGGAGGAGTTCGGGGATCTGTCCTCTCCGGTGTGCCTGACCCTGGCCCGGGTGCTGCGGCGACCGCCCGTGGAGATGGCCCGGCAGGTGGCGGAGAGCATCGGCGCCCGCATCTCCGGGGGTGAGCTCCCCTGGGTGCGGGAGGTGACGGCCAGCGCCCCCGGATACGTCAACTTCCGGCTGGACGCGGCGAAGGTGGCCGGGGAGTTCCTGGCCCAGGTGGCCGAACGCGGGGAGAGGTACGGACGGAGCAAGGCCGGTACCGGGCCCAAGGTGGTGATCGAGCACACCAACATCAACCCCAACAAGGCAGCGCACATCGGCCACCTGCGCAACGCCTGCCTGGGAGATACCCTGGCCCGTCTCTACCGGGCGCGGGGATACCGGGCGGAGGTGCAGAACTACATCGACGACACCGGGGTGCAGGTGGCCGACATCGTGGTGGGGCTGCACCGGCTGAACCACCGCCCGCGCCCGGACGAACCGTTCGACTATTTCTGCTGGGACCTCTACACCGAGGTGCAGGAGCTGTACGAGCGGGACCCCGAGGCGCGGGAGTACCGGCGCCGGGTGCTCTCCCTCATCGAAGAAGGGGACAATGAGGTGGCGCGCACCGCCCGGGAGGTGGCGGAGGGCATCGTGAGGGAGCACCTTCACACCATGTGGCCCCTGGGGATCTACTACGACCTCCTCACCTGGGAGTCGGACATCTTGCGGGCCGGCTTCTTCCGCCATGCCTTCGAGAAGCTACGGGTGCAGGGCACGCTGGTGAGGGAAGAGACCGGCCCCAACGCAGGATGCTGGGTGGTCAGGCTTTCCGATCTGCCCGAGTTCGCCGACCTGGAGAATCCCGACAAGATCCTGGTGCGCTCTGACGGCACTGCCACCTATACGGCGAAGGACATAGCGTACCAGCTGTGGAAGTTCGGGCTGCTGGGGAAGGACTTCCGCTACCGGCCCTATGTGGAACAGCCGGACGGCAGCACCCTGTGGACATCCATCACGTCGGGCGGTCAGGAGGGCGATTTTGGCCGGGCCTGGCGGGTGATCAACGTCATCGACGTGAGGCAGAAGTACCTGCAGGACGTGCTGCGGTACTCCCTGCGCCGGCTGGGTTTCGAGGAGGCGGCGCGCAACTCCATCCACTTCGCCTACGAGGTGGTTGCTCTCTCGCCCCAGGCGGCCCGGGAGCTGGGCGTCGAGGTGGAAGAGGACGCCGGAGCGGTGGCCATGTCCGGGCGGAAGGGGGTGGGGGTGAAGGCCAAGGATCTGCTGGCGGCTGCCGCCCGCCTGGCCCTCGGGGAAGTGGAGGCCCGCCACCCCGACCTGGAGCCGGCCCGGGGGGAGGAAATCGCCCGCTCCATTGCCTGCGGGGCGGTCCGGTATTACATGGTCAGGTTTCATCCCAATACCCTGGTGGCATTCGACTTCCACGAGGCCCTCAGCATGCAGGGGAACAGCGGACCCTACCTGCAGTACGCCCACGCCCGGGCCTGCAGCATCCTGGCCCGGGCCGAGGAGCGGGGGCTGCTCTCCGAAGCCGGGTTCGACGGGCCCGAGCCGGAGCCGCCTGGGGCAGCGGGCGGGTCTGAGCCGGAGCCGGGACCGGCGGAGAAGGCTCTGGTGATGAAGATGATGGAGATGCCGGTGGTGCTGGCCAAGGCGTGCGACCTGAACCTGCCCTCCCTCTTCGCCGATTACGCCTACGCGCTGGCCCAGGCCTTCACCGGGTTCTACGAGACCACCCCCGTGCTGGGGGCGGAAGCGGAGAAACGGCGATTTCGTCTGGCACTGGTGGACGCCTTCCGCCGGGTGATGGCCGGCAGCCTGGGTATCCTGGGCATTCCAGCCCCCAGTGTGATGTGA
- a CDS encoding ABC transporter ATP-binding protein: MWFGPHDALDADARLSQVSRRTYRELARWLRPHLGPLSLATALVLLVAALGLPGPYLIKLVIDRYIPARNLHGVLGAGALYLAAYLLQWLALYAQVYIMSRVGQTIVFDVRQRLFAHLLRLGPDFWDRTQVGRVMSRVTNDVDALSQLITSGLVSTLGDLTSIAGIIYVMLRIDAPLALASFTVLPLLLLLTWGFQGRLVQAFHRVRRRIADVNANLQESISGVRVTQAFSREDVNAERFDDINARNFRANVQAAALESAFYPAVELVGAVGSAVLVWYGGHLIFLGQIPLGTVVAFLNYLTRFFMPIREITQIYSVFLSAGVSMERILEILATEPQVKDAPDALELPPVRGHVSFEDVSFSYEPGQEVLHRINLQARPGETIALVGPTGAGKTTVISLLARFYDPEQGRITVDGHDVRRVTLASLRRQMGVVLQENFAFSGTISENIRYGRPGASDREVEDAARAVGADAFISRLPQGYDTEVGERGARISVGQRQLLAFARALLADPAILVLDEATASVDPYTEALIQEALRRLLKGRTAIVIAHRLSTVRDVDRIYVLDGGRIVETGTHQDLLARGGMYHRLYQMQFAAVPPAAV, from the coding sequence ATGTGGTTCGGACCTCATGACGCCCTGGACGCCGATGCCCGCCTCTCCCAGGTGAGCCGCCGCACCTACCGGGAGCTGGCCCGCTGGCTGCGACCTCACCTGGGCCCGCTCTCGCTGGCCACCGCCCTGGTGCTCCTGGTGGCCGCCCTGGGCTTGCCCGGGCCGTACCTGATCAAGCTGGTCATCGACCGGTACATCCCGGCCCGGAACCTGCACGGGGTGCTGGGTGCCGGTGCGCTCTACCTCGCCGCCTACCTCCTCCAGTGGCTGGCCCTGTACGCCCAGGTGTACATCATGTCGCGGGTGGGACAGACTATCGTCTTCGACGTGCGCCAGCGTCTCTTCGCCCACCTTCTCCGCCTGGGCCCCGACTTCTGGGACCGCACCCAGGTGGGCCGGGTGATGTCCCGGGTCACCAACGACGTAGATGCCCTGAGCCAGCTCATCACCTCCGGTCTTGTGAGCACGCTGGGGGACCTCACGAGCATAGCGGGCATCATCTATGTCATGCTGCGCATCGACGCCCCCCTGGCGCTGGCTTCGTTCACGGTTCTCCCCCTCCTCCTGTTGCTCACCTGGGGATTCCAGGGCAGGCTGGTGCAGGCCTTCCACCGGGTGAGACGGCGCATAGCCGACGTAAACGCCAACCTGCAGGAGTCCATCTCGGGCGTGCGGGTAACCCAGGCCTTCTCCCGGGAAGATGTCAATGCGGAGCGGTTTGACGACATCAATGCCCGTAACTTCCGGGCCAACGTGCAGGCCGCCGCCCTGGAGTCGGCATTCTACCCGGCGGTGGAGCTGGTGGGGGCGGTGGGCTCGGCGGTGCTGGTCTGGTACGGTGGCCACCTCATCTTCCTGGGGCAAATCCCCCTGGGCACGGTGGTGGCGTTCCTGAACTATCTCACCCGGTTTTTCATGCCCATCAGGGAGATAACCCAGATCTACAGCGTGTTCCTTTCGGCCGGTGTGTCCATGGAGCGCATCCTGGAGATCCTGGCCACGGAGCCCCAGGTGAAGGACGCCCCTGATGCCCTGGAATTACCCCCGGTGCGGGGGCACGTCAGCTTCGAGGACGTGAGCTTCTCCTACGAGCCCGGTCAGGAGGTACTGCACCGCATCAACCTGCAGGCGCGGCCGGGGGAAACCATCGCCCTGGTGGGGCCCACCGGGGCGGGCAAGACCACGGTGATCAGCCTGCTGGCGCGCTTCTATGACCCGGAGCAGGGGCGCATCACCGTGGACGGCCACGACGTCCGGCGCGTCACCCTGGCCTCCCTGCGCCGCCAGATGGGAGTGGTCCTGCAGGAGAACTTCGCCTTCTCGGGCACCATCAGCGAAAACATCCGCTACGGCCGGCCGGGCGCCTCCGATCGGGAGGTGGAGGATGCCGCCCGCGCCGTGGGGGCAGACGCTTTCATCTCCCGGCTTCCCCAGGGGTACGACACCGAGGTGGGGGAGAGGGGGGCCCGCATTTCCGTGGGGCAGCGCCAGCTCCTGGCTTTCGCCCGTGCCCTGCTGGCCGATCCGGCCATCCTGGTGCTAGACGAGGCTACCGCCAGCGTGGACCCTTATACCGAGGCCCTCATCCAGGAGGCCCTGCGCCGGTTGCTCAAGGGGCGCACTGCCATCGTCATCGCCCACCGCCTCTCCACGGTGCGGGATGTCGACCGCATCTACGTCCTGGACGGGGGGCGCATAGTGGAAACGGGCACTCACCAGGATCTCCTGGCCCGGGGCGGCATGTACCACCGCCTCTACCAGATGCAGTTCGCCGCCGTTCCCCCTGCCGCCGTCTAG
- a CDS encoding DUF1646 family protein, which yields MLAGLVAILVLVLVLPFAVRRVEENLEAFLFVMGVAATLVSRTLSVHLVLHALREPLMITTAVFVAGLLFKVFEKQVGATVGGSVNRLSLPLFAALVVFVLSLLSSIITAIIASLVLVEIVNLLPIDRKERVSFTVVACLAIGLGAALTPVGEPLSTIATSKMGQGFWYLARLLVKDILPGIAVLAAFSAFLLRRRVVTREGNHRETPAETYRDVIVRAVKVYLFVMALVLLGEGFKPFIDMYVLRLSPPLLYWVNTISAVVDNATLTAAEITHEMTNAQVRAILMGLLISGGMLIPGNIPNIISASKLGIGSREWARTGIPLCLVLLVGYFLILFVL from the coding sequence ATGCTGGCGGGTCTGGTCGCCATCCTGGTGCTGGTCCTGGTACTTCCATTTGCCGTACGTCGGGTAGAAGAAAACCTGGAAGCGTTTCTGTTCGTGATGGGGGTGGCGGCCACCCTGGTCTCCCGTACCCTCAGCGTGCACCTGGTCCTGCACGCCCTGCGCGAGCCCCTGATGATCACCACGGCCGTCTTCGTGGCCGGTCTGCTCTTCAAGGTGTTCGAGAAGCAGGTGGGGGCGACGGTGGGGGGATCCGTGAACAGGCTGTCCCTGCCCCTCTTCGCGGCTCTGGTGGTGTTTGTGCTGAGCCTTCTGTCCAGCATCATCACCGCCATCATCGCTTCCCTGGTACTGGTGGAAATCGTCAACCTGCTCCCCATCGACAGGAAGGAGAGAGTATCCTTCACCGTGGTGGCGTGCCTGGCCATCGGCCTGGGAGCCGCCCTCACCCCGGTGGGTGAACCCCTTTCCACCATAGCCACGTCCAAGATGGGACAGGGGTTCTGGTACCTGGCCCGGCTGCTGGTCAAGGACATCTTGCCGGGCATCGCCGTGCTGGCGGCCTTCTCCGCTTTCCTGCTGCGCAGGCGGGTGGTTACCCGGGAGGGAAATCACCGGGAGACCCCGGCAGAAACGTACCGTGACGTCATCGTCAGGGCCGTGAAGGTGTACCTCTTCGTGATGGCCCTGGTTCTCCTGGGCGAAGGGTTCAAGCCGTTCATCGACATGTACGTGCTCCGGCTGAGTCCCCCGCTTCTCTACTGGGTGAACACGATTTCCGCGGTCGTGGACAACGCCACCCTTACGGCAGCCGAGATTACCCACGAGATGACGAATGCTCAGGTGCGGGCCATCCTCATGGGCCTGCTCATCTCAGGGGGCATGCTCATCCCCGGCAACATCCCCAACATCATCTCGGCGAGCAAGCTCGGCATCGGCAGCCGGGAGTGGGCCCGTACCGGCATCCCTCTCTGCCTGGTGCTGCTCGTCGGATACTTCCTGATCCTCTTTGTGCTCTGA
- a CDS encoding sigma-70 family RNA polymerase sigma factor has translation MSGTDIPASGRGVVPEAAEWLRVYRSDPGRALEQAMQKYGDYILRLAYLTLGDRHESEDVAQETFLRALAKGSQFRGECQLGVWLGRICLNLCRDRQRAAGRTMLVADPLPATPGDDGEGGWRRVEEQRMLSMVRRLPPVYRDVVMLHYWSGYDTIEIARATGVVPATVRSRLHRARLMLKTLLEKEGWTS, from the coding sequence ATGAGTGGAACCGACATACCGGCATCGGGTCGAGGTGTGGTGCCCGAAGCCGCAGAGTGGCTCCGGGTCTACCGTTCCGACCCGGGCCGGGCCCTGGAGCAGGCCATGCAGAAGTACGGTGACTACATCCTCCGCCTCGCCTACCTCACCCTGGGAGATCGCCACGAGTCGGAGGACGTGGCTCAGGAAACCTTCCTGCGGGCTCTGGCGAAGGGGAGCCAGTTCCGGGGAGAGTGTCAGCTGGGCGTATGGTTGGGGCGCATCTGCCTTAACCTGTGCCGGGACCGGCAACGAGCCGCCGGTCGTACCATGCTGGTGGCCGATCCCCTTCCGGCCACGCCGGGGGACGATGGGGAGGGAGGGTGGCGGCGGGTAGAGGAGCAGAGGATGCTCTCCATGGTGAGGAGATTGCCGCCGGTGTACAGGGACGTGGTGATGCTGCACTACTGGAGCGGTTACGACACGATAGAGATCGCGCGGGCCACGGGCGTGGTGCCCGCTACGGTGAGATCCAGGTTACACCGGGCCAGGCTCATGCTGAAGACCCTGTTAGAGAAAGAGGGCTGGACCTCATGA
- a CDS encoding AbrB/MazE/SpoVT family DNA-binding domain-containing protein — translation MGKKVGHVGHLPGGRFYGSSTVGERGQVVIPVEARKELGLEIGDKVMVFGNHHGNGLIMLKADLVTEYLQDLLRAVGLRLEDADRDEERAGRRPGGEQPTGSRGEPVGGEGA, via the coding sequence TTGGGCAAGAAGGTGGGCCATGTGGGGCATCTGCCGGGAGGCAGGTTCTACGGCTCCTCGACCGTGGGGGAGCGCGGCCAGGTGGTCATCCCGGTGGAGGCGCGCAAGGAGCTGGGCCTGGAGATCGGCGATAAGGTCATGGTGTTCGGCAATCACCACGGCAATGGATTGATCATGCTCAAGGCCGACCTCGTCACCGAGTACCTGCAGGACCTGTTGCGGGCGGTGGGCCTGCGCCTCGAGGATGCCGACCGCGACGAAGAGCGCGCTGGTCGGCGGCCCGGCGGGGAACAGCCGACCGGGAGCAGGGGCGAACCGGTGGGTGGCGAGGGAGCATGA
- a CDS encoding MBL fold metallo-hydrolase, with the protein MQLTVLGVCGGYPAAGRACSGYLVQAGPASILVDCGSGVMSNLGRHADFRGLDAVVLSHLHGDHMSDLLVLRYAVQRALAEGTRARPLAVYAPPLPEEEFERLRYKQVLELRPIDPDEKLELGGMVFRFLAVPHPVLTYAMAIEHGGRKLVYTGDTGWHDPLVGFAAEADLLLCEATLLEDGSRSPGHLTGREAGGLGRRARARRLLLTHLWPTADWARVLEEAQAALGEAGLPVELAGEGSRYQV; encoded by the coding sequence ATGCAGCTGACCGTACTGGGGGTTTGCGGCGGGTATCCGGCGGCGGGAAGAGCCTGCTCGGGATACCTGGTACAGGCGGGTCCCGCCTCGATCCTGGTGGACTGTGGCAGTGGGGTGATGTCCAACCTGGGACGGCACGCGGACTTCCGGGGCCTGGATGCGGTGGTTCTTTCTCACCTGCACGGAGACCACATGTCCGATCTCCTGGTATTGCGGTACGCTGTGCAGCGAGCCCTCGCCGAGGGGACGCGGGCGCGGCCCCTGGCCGTTTATGCTCCCCCCTTGCCCGAAGAGGAGTTCGAGCGCCTGCGTTACAAGCAGGTGCTCGAACTCCGGCCCATCGACCCCGACGAGAAGCTTGAGCTGGGGGGGATGGTGTTTCGGTTCCTGGCCGTGCCCCATCCCGTCCTTACGTACGCCATGGCCATCGAGCACGGGGGAAGGAAGCTGGTGTACACGGGGGACACGGGCTGGCACGATCCCCTGGTGGGATTCGCCGCCGAGGCAGATCTCCTGCTCTGCGAGGCCACACTGCTCGAGGACGGCAGCAGGTCACCCGGTCACCTGACAGGCAGGGAGGCCGGAGGGCTGGGGCGGCGGGCCCGGGCCAGGCGGCTGCTCCTTACCCACCTCTGGCCGACCGCCGACTGGGCCAGGGTGCTGGAAGAGGCCCAGGCGGCGCTGGGCGAAGCGGGACTGCCGGTGGAGCTGGCGGGCGAGGGCAGCCGCTACCAGGTATGA
- a CDS encoding radical SAM protein, whose translation MARVLLVQPRPKGGVGFGGTAVVEPLGLEAVGGALLDPRPGPPHEVMLLDLLVPRDLEHALAEFEPGMCGIGCGFTMDVYRTRALARRVKERRPECFVFVGGHHASLSPEDFAVPEVDAVVVGEGEITARELVDTVAGGGCLRDVPGLVLNTRSGQVATGARTPAALDELPPVARHLAARYRRQYYLGLQAPMASVETARGCPHRCTFCSVWKFYGGTVRVKSPVRVAEELDGVREEYVLITDDNFLLSVPRAEAIARELRQNRIRHRYTIQARSDTVVKHPDLLRLWKEVGLYRVFIGIEKVDDEELQALNKGNTVENNVRALDLLRRLGIAVTPSFIVDPEYTRRQFEKLRSFLRRYRISAPSIAVLTPLPGTDLYRKWRDRLTTSNYELYDLFHSVVPTRLKLEEFYREFTSLYRTAVRSGWYLVPNVMILFRNLAAGRVSLSHVWRIARGVRCSLNPRFYLRGHLAGSPGKS comes from the coding sequence GTGGCGAGAGTTCTGTTGGTTCAGCCCCGCCCCAAAGGAGGCGTGGGCTTCGGCGGCACTGCCGTGGTGGAGCCCCTGGGCCTGGAAGCGGTGGGGGGCGCGCTGCTCGACCCGCGGCCCGGTCCTCCTCACGAGGTGATGCTTCTCGATCTTCTGGTGCCGCGCGACCTCGAGCACGCGCTGGCCGAATTCGAGCCCGGGATGTGCGGGATAGGCTGCGGGTTCACGATGGACGTCTACCGCACCCGCGCGCTGGCGCGGCGGGTCAAGGAACGACGGCCGGAATGCTTTGTTTTCGTCGGCGGCCATCACGCCTCCCTGTCCCCGGAGGATTTCGCCGTTCCCGAGGTGGATGCGGTGGTGGTGGGGGAGGGTGAGATTACCGCACGGGAGCTGGTTGACACGGTGGCCGGGGGCGGCTGCCTGCGGGATGTGCCCGGCCTGGTGCTCAACACCCGGTCGGGGCAGGTGGCAACGGGTGCCCGGACGCCCGCGGCCCTGGACGAGCTGCCTCCGGTTGCCCGGCACCTGGCCGCCCGGTACCGCCGTCAGTACTACCTGGGGCTGCAAGCTCCCATGGCCTCCGTGGAAACCGCCCGCGGGTGTCCCCACCGGTGCACCTTCTGTTCGGTGTGGAAGTTCTATGGGGGGACGGTACGGGTGAAGAGCCCGGTGCGGGTGGCAGAGGAGCTCGACGGAGTGCGGGAGGAGTACGTCCTTATCACCGACGACAACTTCCTTCTCAGCGTGCCGCGGGCGGAGGCCATCGCCCGGGAGCTGCGCCAGAACCGCATCCGCCATCGTTACACCATTCAGGCCCGCAGCGACACCGTGGTCAAGCACCCGGACCTCTTGCGCCTGTGGAAGGAAGTGGGCCTGTACCGCGTGTTCATCGGGATCGAGAAGGTGGATGACGAGGAGTTGCAGGCGCTCAACAAGGGGAACACGGTGGAGAACAACGTGCGGGCCCTGGACTTGCTGCGGCGGCTGGGCATAGCGGTCACGCCGTCGTTCATCGTGGATCCCGAGTACACCAGGCGCCAGTTCGAGAAGCTGCGCTCTTTCCTGCGCAGATACCGGATTTCAGCACCCTCCATCGCCGTGCTCACCCCGTTGCCGGGGACGGATCTGTACCGCAAATGGAGGGACCGGCTCACCACCAGCAACTACGAGCTCTATGACCTGTTCCACAGCGTGGTTCCCACCCGTCTCAAGCTGGAGGAGTTCTACCGGGAGTTTACGTCCCTCTACCGGACGGCGGTGCGTTCGGGCTGGTACCTGGTCCCCAACGTCATGATCCTCTTCCGGAATCTGGCGGCGGGGCGAGTGTCCCTCTCCCACGTGTGGCGGATCGCCCGCGGCGTCAGGTGCAGCTTGAACCCTCGCTTCTACCTGCGAGGGCACCTGGCCGGTTCGCCGGGCAAGTCCTGA
- a CDS encoding ABC transporter ATP-binding protein gives MMGVLRRLGPFLRPYRGRLAGGILMILVVPVLAALSPWVLMWVVDSILQQGRWGLLPWGALALVAVAAMQGISRFLQRYSMQYVAQRVTYDLRNRLFGHLQQLSFGFYDQAQTGQIMSRLTIDVETVNRFMAMGIMGMGNSLLQVLITVAVLLRLNWRLTLVSMVVLPPLVHAVVEFGRRVRPLWRQIHQQMAVLTAYLQESLAGIRVVQSFAREDLERAKFTVQNRLYMDMTMKALRGAAFWGPYMNFLGAAGTALVLGYGGREVMLGRLTVGGLVAFTSYLGQLMMPIRQLGFLVNLTSRGTAAAGRLFELLDTPAEVQEKPGAVAMPPFRGQVRFEKVSFRYRSGFRALENIDLEVLPGQTVVILGPTGSGKSSLIHLIPRFYDVEQGQVLIDGVDVRDMTLDSLRRQVGVVTQETFLFSASIRENIAYGRPEATLEEVARAAQAAHIHDFIASLPQGYDTVIGERGVGLSGGQKQRVAIARALLMDARILLFDESTSSVDAETEYRIQQEFVRLLRDRTSFIIAQRLSTVRTADLIVVLDQGRIVGRGTHEELVRSSALYRKIYETQLGGTREEAGHVVRTS, from the coding sequence ATGATGGGGGTCCTGCGCCGGCTGGGGCCGTTTCTGCGACCTTACCGGGGCCGGCTGGCCGGAGGCATCCTCATGATCCTGGTGGTGCCCGTGCTGGCTGCCCTTTCCCCCTGGGTGCTCATGTGGGTGGTGGACTCCATCCTGCAGCAGGGCCGCTGGGGGCTGCTGCCCTGGGGCGCCCTGGCCCTGGTGGCGGTGGCGGCGATGCAGGGGATATCCCGCTTCCTGCAGCGGTACTCCATGCAGTACGTGGCCCAGCGGGTTACATATGACCTGCGCAACCGGCTTTTCGGTCATCTGCAGCAGCTCTCCTTCGGCTTCTACGATCAGGCCCAGACCGGGCAGATCATGTCGCGGCTCACCATAGACGTGGAGACGGTCAACCGGTTCATGGCCATGGGCATCATGGGCATGGGAAACAGCCTGCTGCAGGTGCTCATCACCGTGGCGGTGCTCTTGCGGCTCAACTGGAGGCTGACCCTGGTGTCCATGGTCGTGCTCCCCCCGCTGGTCCATGCGGTGGTGGAGTTCGGTCGCCGGGTGCGCCCCCTGTGGCGACAGATCCACCAGCAGATGGCCGTGCTGACCGCCTACCTGCAGGAGAGCCTGGCCGGTATCAGGGTGGTGCAGTCCTTCGCACGCGAGGACCTGGAAAGGGCGAAGTTCACGGTCCAGAACCGGCTGTATATGGACATGACCATGAAGGCCCTGCGGGGAGCGGCTTTCTGGGGTCCCTACATGAATTTCCTGGGGGCGGCGGGTACGGCCCTGGTGCTGGGGTACGGGGGGCGGGAGGTGATGCTGGGCCGCCTTACCGTGGGCGGTCTGGTGGCGTTCACGTCCTACCTGGGGCAGCTCATGATGCCCATCCGCCAGCTGGGGTTCCTGGTCAACCTTACCTCGCGGGGGACGGCGGCGGCCGGGCGCCTGTTTGAGCTCCTGGACACCCCCGCGGAAGTGCAGGAGAAGCCGGGGGCGGTCGCCATGCCCCCCTTCCGCGGTCAGGTCCGCTTTGAGAAGGTCTCCTTCCGCTACCGTTCTGGATTCCGGGCCCTGGAGAACATCGACCTGGAGGTGCTCCCCGGGCAGACGGTGGTTATCCTGGGCCCCACCGGGTCGGGAAAGAGCAGCCTGATCCACCTCATCCCCCGCTTCTACGACGTGGAACAGGGGCAGGTGCTCATCGACGGGGTGGACGTGCGCGACATGACCCTGGACAGCCTGCGCCGGCAGGTGGGGGTGGTGACCCAGGAGACCTTCCTCTTTTCGGCTTCCATCCGGGAGAACATCGCCTACGGGCGCCCCGAGGCCACCCTGGAAGAGGTGGCCAGGGCCGCGCAGGCCGCTCACATCCACGACTTCATCGCGTCCCTGCCCCAGGGGTACGACACCGTGATCGGGGAGCGGGGGGTGGGGCTCTCCGGAGGTCAGAAGCAGCGGGTGGCCATAGCCCGGGCCCTCCTCATGGACGCCCGCATCCTGCTGTTCGACGAATCAACCTCCAGCGTCGACGCCGAGACGGAGTACCGCATCCAGCAGGAGTTCGTCCGGCTCCTGCGGGATCGCACTTCGTTCATCATCGCCCAGAGACTCTCCACCGTCCGGACAGCCGACCTGATAGTGGTCCTGGACCAGGGACGCATTGTGGGCAGGGGCACCCACGAGGAGCTGGTGCGGTCCAGCGCGCTCTACCGGAAGATATACGAGACGCAGCTGGGTGGTACGCGGGAGGAGGCCGGCCATGTGGTTCGGACCTCATGA